In the Alistipes sp. ZOR0009 genome, TTATGGTTATGGGGCCACCTTTGGCTATTTGTTTCTTAAAAATGGGGACTACCGACCCATTAGATCCAAGAACGTTGCCAAAACGGGTGGTAACCATTTTAGTATTACCTCCTTGTTGGAGGTGATTTGTGAATAGCGCATTAACATACTGTTCGGCAATGCGTTTGGATGCTCCCATAACGTTGGTTGGATTCACAGCCTTATCGGTTGACACCATTACCATTTTTTTTACCGAATGCTTTACACACAAATCGGCTACATTTTTCGATCCTAAGACGTTGGCAAGTATAGCTTCTTCGGGATAATCTTCCATTAGAGGAACATGCTTATAGGCAGCAGCATGGAATACTATATCTGGTTGGTATTCTTCAAAAGCTCTTTCTAACTTTTTGATATTGCGTACGTCACCAATTATACAAGTCAGGTTGGTGTTTGGATATTTTTCTGCAATCTCGAGACTTATGCTGTGTAAAGGAGATTCTGCCGAATCGAAAATTACGACATCGCACTTATACTTACAAAGCTGGCGTACAATTTCACTTCCAATAGAACCTGCGCCACCCGTAACCATCACTGTACGATGGTAGAAGAGCGTTTCTAATGGTTTGGTGTCTCGTTCTATCACATCCCTATTTAAAAGATCTTCTATTTGAATGCGATGTACGTTGCTGCTAAAGTTTACATTTCCGTCAAACGAAGATATTTCGGATACCATCATATCAACGTCGTTGTTAAGGCAATCTTCGCTTAGGCCATTTAACGTTGCCAGATCATTTCGGAGTATGAGTAGGGTTTTTGTCTTGTACTTACTTGCAATATAACCGATATTGTTGTTGTAGGAAATTACAGGAACGTTAGAAATTCTCATCCCATTCATTTTGCCTGTTTTATCTAGCAGCACTACAGGTATGTAGCTGCTTCGGCTATCAGCAAGCATAAGCTTTACAAAATCAGCATGTCCTTCGTTATTGAAAAGTATAATTGTACGTTTTTGGGTATCCTTTTTATTTTGCCAGTAGCTGTAGGTAAATCTGACTGCCTTACGAAAAGTAAAAAGTAGCGTAAAGGTACAGAAGACCCAAAAAACGATTACCCCTTCGTTTGATTGGAAATTCTCTTCTACAAGCTTTAGCTTGATGTTGAAAAGGTAGAAGGTTACTCCTCCAAAAATAACCATTACAACAAGGCGCAGAGTGTCGTAAACGCCAGAAAAGCGAATTATACCAGAAAATGTTTGGAATAGTAAAGTTGCAAGAATAAATATTCCAATGTAAAGTAGTGATAGGTACTGAAACGTTGGGTTAGTATTAAAATCGAGCATTATACTCTGCCA is a window encoding:
- a CDS encoding polysaccharide biosynthesis protein, which encodes MDESLNQKVAKWLTRVISNNYMPKWAVFIVDCTLIAASFFTATFLWQSIMLDFNTNPTFQYLSLLYIGIFILATLLFQTFSGIIRFSGVYDTLRLVVMVIFGGVTFYLFNIKLKLVEENFQSNEGVIVFWVFCTFTLLFTFRKAVRFTYSYWQNKKDTQKRTIILFNNEGHADFVKLMLADSRSSYIPVVLLDKTGKMNGMRISNVPVISYNNNIGYIASKYKTKTLLILRNDLATLNGLSEDCLNNDVDMMVSEISSFDGNVNFSSNVHRIQIEDLLNRDVIERDTKPLETLFYHRTVMVTGGAGSIGSEIVRQLCKYKCDVVIFDSAESPLHSISLEIAEKYPNTNLTCIIGDVRNIKKLERAFEEYQPDIVFHAAAYKHVPLMEDYPEEAILANVLGSKNVADLCVKHSVKKMVMVSTDKAVNPTNVMGASKRIAEQYVNALFTNHLQQGGNTKMVTTRFGNVLGSNGSVVPIFKKQIAKGGPITITHRDIIRYFMTIPEACSLVLEAGSMGNGGEVFVFDMGRPVKIYDLAVRMVKLSGLKPDTDIKIVETGLRPGEKLYEELLTSSENTQPTYNEKIMIAKVNTMPYEKVSHLVSNLIAEANNGNKIEVVRLMKEIVPEYKSNNSIYESLDIEVKQEQLESVLLS